In Grus americana isolate bGruAme1 chromosome 4, bGruAme1.mat, whole genome shotgun sequence, one genomic interval encodes:
- the LOC129205595 gene encoding UDP-glucuronosyltransferase 2A2-like isoform X4, with the protein MATKVTGSKKYLQLLLFQVSLLGSVFCGNVLVWPTEGSHWLNVKIVIQELTHRGHSVTVLVSNASLFIKPRAEAAEKFEVYNVPFKKDTVENLIEDVVALWLNNRPTTLTFWQFYKELGKLSKNWHQMNRLMCDAVLTNQELMAHLQGSSYDLLLSDPVTLCGDLLALKLAIPFIYSLRFSPASTVERHCGKIPAPPSYAPAALSELTDCMSFGERIKNIMSYHLQDYVFQSYWGEWDVYYSKVLVWPADNSHWLNMEYILQELVVRGHDVTVLLPSCFLILNPTQPSPFQFEVVEVPITKKEMASFLEEGFYFWFYQERALPVWESIYKVSQLMYKLENVTKIICDEVLKNEALLERLKASNFDVLLADPLVPSGELFAEKLGIPFVYTIRFSIGNTVERLCGTLPAPPSYVPATLSHLTDRMSFLERLKNLFFYNVQDIVYHYLLWGSWDQYYSDVLGRPTTLCETMGKAEIWLIRTYWDFEFPRPFLPNFEFVGGLHCQPAKPLPKEMEEFVQSSGEHGIVVFSLGSMVHNLTDEKSNLIARALSQLPQKVLWRYKGKKPETLGSNTRIYDWIPQNDLLGHPLAKAFITHGGTNGIYEAIYHGIPMVGIPMFADQHDNIAHMRAKGAAVELDFSTMKTQDLVDALNTVINNSTYKENALRLSKIHHDQPVKPLDRAVFWIEFVMRHKGAKHLRPAAHHLTWYQYHCLDVLAFLFTCVAIAVFVLVKCCLFCCRRCGRIAKRKKE; encoded by the exons ATGGCCACGAAAGTCACTGGTTCTAAGAAATacctccagctgctcctgttTCAGGTCAGTCTTCTAGGGTCTGTCTTCTGCGGGAATGTGTTGGTCTGGCCAACGGAAGGCAGCCACTGGCTGAACGTGAAGATAGTTATACAGGAGCTCACCCACCGCGGGCACAGCGTTACTGTCCTGGTATCCAACGCATCCCTCTTCATTAAACCCAGGGCTGAGGCCGCAGAGAAGTTTGAGGTCTATAATGTGCCCTTCAAGAAAGACACTGTGGAGAACCTGATTGAGGATGTAGTGGCACTGTGGCTGAATAACAGGCCAACCACCTTGACCTTCTGGCAGTTTTACAAGGAGCTGGGAAAACTGTCCAAAAACTGGCACCAGATGAACAGGCTGATGTGCGACGCGGTGCTAACCAACCAAGAACTGATGGCCCACTTGCAGGGGTCTAGCTATGACCTGCTGCTGTCAGACCCGGTGACCCTCTGCGGGGACCTGCTGGCTCTCAAGCTGGCCATCCCCTTCATCTACTCCTTGCGCTTCTCCCCGGCCTCCACCGTGGAGAGGCACTGCGGCAAGATCCCAGCCCCACCATCCTATGCGCCCGCAGCCCTGTCTGAGCTCACTGACTGCATGTCCTTTGGTGAGAGAATAAAAAACATCATGTCTTACCACCTGCAAGACTATGTTTTCCAGAGCTATTGGGGAGAATGGGATGTCTACTACAGCAAG GTGTTGGTCTGGCCGGCTGACAACAGCCACTGGCTGAACATGGAGTACATACTCCAGGAGCTTGTGGTCCGGGGCCACGACGTGACTGTGCTGCTGCCTTCGTGCTTCCTCATCCTCAACCCTACACAGCCCTCACCCTTCCAGTTTGAGGTGGTTGAGGTGCCGATCACCAAAAAGGAGATGGCTTCCTTTCTGGAAGAAGGTTTCTATTTTTGGTTTTACCAGGAGAGAGCGCTACCTGTCTGGGAAAGTATTTACAAGGTATCTCAACTGATGTACAAGCTGGAGAACGTaaccaaaataatttgtgaCGAAGTCCTGAAGAATGAGGCGCTGCTGGAGAGACTGAAGGCATCCAACTTCGATGTCCTCTTGGCAGACCCACTGGTACCCAGTGGGGAGCTGTTTGCCGAGAAGCTGGGTATCCCCTTCGTGTACACCATTCGGTTCTCCATAGGCAACACGGTGGAGCGGCTCTGTGGGACACTCCCAGCACCTCCTTCCTACGTACCAGCCACCCTAAGCCACCTAACAGATAGGATGTCCTTCCTGGAAAGGCTAAAAAACCTCTTCTTCTACAATGTGCAGGATATCGTATATCATTACCTTCTCTGGGGAAGCTGGGATCAGTACTACAGCGATGTTTTAG GAAGGCCCACAACCCTGTGTGAGACGATGGGTAAAGCAGAGATATGGTTAATCAGAACATACTGGGATTTTGAATTTCCACGCCCTTTCCTGCCCAACTTTGAATTCGTTGGAGGACTTCATTGCCAGCCTGCAAAGCCATTACCAAAG GAAATGGAAGAATTTGTTCAGAGCTCAGGGGAACACGGCATTGTGGTATTCTCTCTTGGGTCGATGGTCCACAACCTAACtgatgaaaaaagtaatttgattgCCAGAGCCCTCAGCCAGCTTCCACAAAAG GTCCTCTGGCgctacaaagggaaaaaaccagaaactCTGGGCTCCAACACCAGGATTTATGACTGGATACCCCAAAATGACCTGCTTG GCCATCCCTTGGCAAAAGCATTTATTACTCATGGTGGGACCAATGGGATCTATGAAGCTATCTACCATGGGATCCCAATGGTTGGGATTCCCATGTTTGCCGACCAGCATGACAACATTGCTCACATGAGGGCAAAGGGAGCTGCAGTTGAGCTGGATTTCAGCACAATGAAGACACAGGACCTAGTTGATGCACTGAATACAGTCATTAACAATTCCAC ctatAAGGAAAATGCTCTAAGGTTATCCAAGATACACCACGACCAGCCAGTTAAGCCTCTGGACAGAGCTGTCTTCTGGATTGAATTTGTCATGCGTCACAAAGGAGCAAAGCACTTGAGACCAGCTGCTCACCATCTTACCTGGTACCAGTACCACTGCCTGGATGTTCTGGCATTCTTGTTCACCTGTGTAGCCATTGCTGTCTTCGTTCTTGTCAAATGCTGCTTATTTTGCTGTAGGAGATGTGGCAGGAttgcaaagaggaagaaagaatag
- the LOC129205595 gene encoding UDP-glucuronosyltransferase 2A2-like isoform X3 — MATKVTGSKKYLQLLLFQVSLLGSVFCGNVLVWPTEGSHWLNVKIVIQELTHRGHSVTVLVSNASLFIKPRAEAAEKFEVYNVPFKKDTVENLIEDVVALWLNNRPTTLTFWQFYKELGKLSKNWHQMNRLMCDAVLTNQELMAHLQGSSYDLLLSDPVTLCGDLLALKLAIPFIYSLRFSPASTVERHCGKIPAPPSYAPAALSELTDCMSFGERIKNIMSYHLQDYVFQSYWGEWDVYYSKVLGRPTTLCETMGKAEIWLIRTYWDFEFPRPFLPNFEFVGGLHCQPAKPLPKVLWRYKGKKPETLGSNTRIYDWIPQNDLLGHPLAKAFITHGGTNGIYEAIYHGIPMVGIPMFADQHDNIAHMRAKGAAVELDFSTMKTQDLVDALNTVINNSTYKENALRLSKIHHDQPVKPLDRAVFWIEFVMRHKGAKHLRPAAHHLTWYQYHCLDVLAFLFTCVAIAVFVLVKCCLFCCRRCGRIAKRKKE, encoded by the exons ATGGCCACGAAAGTCACTGGTTCTAAGAAATacctccagctgctcctgttTCAGGTCAGTCTTCTAGGGTCTGTCTTCTGCGGGAATGTGTTGGTCTGGCCAACGGAAGGCAGCCACTGGCTGAACGTGAAGATAGTTATACAGGAGCTCACCCACCGCGGGCACAGCGTTACTGTCCTGGTATCCAACGCATCCCTCTTCATTAAACCCAGGGCTGAGGCCGCAGAGAAGTTTGAGGTCTATAATGTGCCCTTCAAGAAAGACACTGTGGAGAACCTGATTGAGGATGTAGTGGCACTGTGGCTGAATAACAGGCCAACCACCTTGACCTTCTGGCAGTTTTACAAGGAGCTGGGAAAACTGTCCAAAAACTGGCACCAGATGAACAGGCTGATGTGCGACGCGGTGCTAACCAACCAAGAACTGATGGCCCACTTGCAGGGGTCTAGCTATGACCTGCTGCTGTCAGACCCGGTGACCCTCTGCGGGGACCTGCTGGCTCTCAAGCTGGCCATCCCCTTCATCTACTCCTTGCGCTTCTCCCCGGCCTCCACCGTGGAGAGGCACTGCGGCAAGATCCCAGCCCCACCATCCTATGCGCCCGCAGCCCTGTCTGAGCTCACTGACTGCATGTCCTTTGGTGAGAGAATAAAAAACATCATGTCTTACCACCTGCAAGACTATGTTTTCCAGAGCTATTGGGGAGAATGGGATGTCTACTACAGCAAGGTCTTAG GAAGGCCCACAACCCTGTGTGAGACGATGGGTAAAGCAGAGATATGGTTAATCAGAACATACTGGGATTTTGAATTTCCACGCCCTTTCCTGCCCAACTTTGAATTCGTTGGAGGACTTCATTGCCAGCCTGCAAAGCCATTACCAAAG GTCCTCTGGCgctacaaagggaaaaaaccagaaactCTGGGCTCCAACACCAGGATTTATGACTGGATACCCCAAAATGACCTGCTTG GCCATCCCTTGGCAAAAGCATTTATTACTCATGGTGGGACCAATGGGATCTATGAAGCTATCTACCATGGGATCCCAATGGTTGGGATTCCCATGTTTGCCGACCAGCATGACAACATTGCTCACATGAGGGCAAAGGGAGCTGCAGTTGAGCTGGATTTCAGCACAATGAAGACACAGGACCTAGTTGATGCACTGAATACAGTCATTAACAATTCCAC ctatAAGGAAAATGCTCTAAGGTTATCCAAGATACACCACGACCAGCCAGTTAAGCCTCTGGACAGAGCTGTCTTCTGGATTGAATTTGTCATGCGTCACAAAGGAGCAAAGCACTTGAGACCAGCTGCTCACCATCTTACCTGGTACCAGTACCACTGCCTGGATGTTCTGGCATTCTTGTTCACCTGTGTAGCCATTGCTGTCTTCGTTCTTGTCAAATGCTGCTTATTTTGCTGTAGGAGATGTGGCAGGAttgcaaagaggaagaaagaatag
- the LOC129205595 gene encoding UDP-glucuronosyltransferase 2A2-like isoform X1, producing the protein MATKVTGSKKYLQLLLFQVSLLGSVFCGNVLVWPTEGSHWLNVKIVIQELTHRGHSVTVLVSNASLFIKPRAEAAEKFEVYNVPFKKDTVENLIEDVVALWLNNRPTTLTFWQFYKELGKLSKNWHQMNRLMCDAVLTNQELMAHLQGSSYDLLLSDPVTLCGDLLALKLAIPFIYSLRFSPASTVERHCGKIPAPPSYAPAALSELTDCMSFGERIKNIMSYHLQDYVFQSYWGEWDVYYSKVLGRPTTLCETMGKAEIWLIRTYWDFEFPRPFLPNFEFVGGLHCQPAKPLPKEMEEFVQSSGEHGIVVFSLGSMVHNLTDEKSNLIARALSQLPQKVLWRYKGKKPETLGSNTRIYDWIPQNDLLGHPLAKAFITHGGTNGIYEAIYHGIPMVGIPMFADQHDNIAHMRAKGAAVELDFSTMKTQDLVDALNTVINNSTYKENALRLSKIHHDQPVKPLDRAVFWIEFVMRHKGAKHLRPAAHHLTWYQYHCLDVLAFLFTCVAIAVFVLVKCCLFCCRRCGRIAKRKKE; encoded by the exons ATGGCCACGAAAGTCACTGGTTCTAAGAAATacctccagctgctcctgttTCAGGTCAGTCTTCTAGGGTCTGTCTTCTGCGGGAATGTGTTGGTCTGGCCAACGGAAGGCAGCCACTGGCTGAACGTGAAGATAGTTATACAGGAGCTCACCCACCGCGGGCACAGCGTTACTGTCCTGGTATCCAACGCATCCCTCTTCATTAAACCCAGGGCTGAGGCCGCAGAGAAGTTTGAGGTCTATAATGTGCCCTTCAAGAAAGACACTGTGGAGAACCTGATTGAGGATGTAGTGGCACTGTGGCTGAATAACAGGCCAACCACCTTGACCTTCTGGCAGTTTTACAAGGAGCTGGGAAAACTGTCCAAAAACTGGCACCAGATGAACAGGCTGATGTGCGACGCGGTGCTAACCAACCAAGAACTGATGGCCCACTTGCAGGGGTCTAGCTATGACCTGCTGCTGTCAGACCCGGTGACCCTCTGCGGGGACCTGCTGGCTCTCAAGCTGGCCATCCCCTTCATCTACTCCTTGCGCTTCTCCCCGGCCTCCACCGTGGAGAGGCACTGCGGCAAGATCCCAGCCCCACCATCCTATGCGCCCGCAGCCCTGTCTGAGCTCACTGACTGCATGTCCTTTGGTGAGAGAATAAAAAACATCATGTCTTACCACCTGCAAGACTATGTTTTCCAGAGCTATTGGGGAGAATGGGATGTCTACTACAGCAAGGTCTTAG GAAGGCCCACAACCCTGTGTGAGACGATGGGTAAAGCAGAGATATGGTTAATCAGAACATACTGGGATTTTGAATTTCCACGCCCTTTCCTGCCCAACTTTGAATTCGTTGGAGGACTTCATTGCCAGCCTGCAAAGCCATTACCAAAG GAAATGGAAGAATTTGTTCAGAGCTCAGGGGAACACGGCATTGTGGTATTCTCTCTTGGGTCGATGGTCCACAACCTAACtgatgaaaaaagtaatttgattgCCAGAGCCCTCAGCCAGCTTCCACAAAAG GTCCTCTGGCgctacaaagggaaaaaaccagaaactCTGGGCTCCAACACCAGGATTTATGACTGGATACCCCAAAATGACCTGCTTG GCCATCCCTTGGCAAAAGCATTTATTACTCATGGTGGGACCAATGGGATCTATGAAGCTATCTACCATGGGATCCCAATGGTTGGGATTCCCATGTTTGCCGACCAGCATGACAACATTGCTCACATGAGGGCAAAGGGAGCTGCAGTTGAGCTGGATTTCAGCACAATGAAGACACAGGACCTAGTTGATGCACTGAATACAGTCATTAACAATTCCAC ctatAAGGAAAATGCTCTAAGGTTATCCAAGATACACCACGACCAGCCAGTTAAGCCTCTGGACAGAGCTGTCTTCTGGATTGAATTTGTCATGCGTCACAAAGGAGCAAAGCACTTGAGACCAGCTGCTCACCATCTTACCTGGTACCAGTACCACTGCCTGGATGTTCTGGCATTCTTGTTCACCTGTGTAGCCATTGCTGTCTTCGTTCTTGTCAAATGCTGCTTATTTTGCTGTAGGAGATGTGGCAGGAttgcaaagaggaagaaagaatag
- the LOC129205595 gene encoding UDP-glucuronosyltransferase 2A2-like isoform X5, with product MATKVTGSKKYLQLLLFQVSLLGSVFCGNVLVWPTEGSHWLNVKIVIQELTHRGHSVTVLVSNASLFIKPRAEAAEKFEVYNVPFKKDTVENLIEDVVALWLNNRPTTLTFWQFYKEMKEDLEAFTNMSRQTCDTLVMNPQLIAKLQQAKFDVLIADPLSVGGELVAEILAIPFVYSFRFSEGNAVERLCGGLPSPPSYVPASTRGMTDQMSFMERLQNFLFYFYTDLFFLKFWQDEWDWYYTNVLGRPTTLCETMGKAEIWLIRTYWDFEFPRPFLPNFEFVGGLHCQPAKPLPKEMEEFVQSSGEHGIVVFSLGSMVHNLTDEKSNLIARALSQLPQKVLWRYKGKKPETLGSNTRIYDWIPQNDLLGHPLAKAFITHGGTNGIYEAIYHGIPMVGIPMFADQHDNIAHMRAKGAAVELDFSTMKTQDLVDALNTVINNSTYKENALRLSKIHHDQPVKPLDRAVFWIEFVMRHKGAKHLRPAAHHLTWYQYHCLDVLAFLFTCVAIAVFVLVKCCLFCCRRCGRIAKRKKE from the exons ATGGCCACGAAAGTCACTGGTTCTAAGAAATacctccagctgctcctgttTCAGGTCAGTCTTCTAGGGTCTGTCTTCTGCGGGAATGTGTTGGTCTGGCCAACGGAAGGCAGCCACTGGCTGAACGTGAAGATAGTTATACAGGAGCTCACCCACCGCGGGCACAGCGTTACTGTCCTGGTATCCAACGCATCCCTCTTCATTAAACCCAGGGCTGAGGCCGCAGAGAAGTTTGAGGTCTATAATGTGCCCTTCAAGAAAGACACTGTGGAGAACCTGATTGAGGATGTAGTGGCACTGTGGCTGAATAACAGGCCAACCACCTTGACCTTCTGGCAGTTTTACAAGGA GATGAAAGAGGACCTGGAAGCCTTTACCAATATGTCAAGGCAGACCTGTGACACCTTGGTGATGAACCCTCAGCTGATAGCAAAGCTGCAGCAAGCCAAGTTTGATGTTCTGATAGCTGACCCCCTGTCTGTAGGCGGGGAGCTCGTAGCAGAAATCCTAGCAATACCTTTTGTCTACAGCTTCCGCTTCTCTGAAGGGAATGCAGTAGAGCGACTGTGCGGTGGGCTCCCATCCCCACCTTCTTATGTGCCTGCTAGCACGAGGGGGATGACAGACCAGATGTCCTTCATGGAAAGACTACAGAACTTCCTCTTTTACTTttacacagatttatttttcttgaagttttgGCAAGACGAATGGGATTGGTACTACACTAATGTCTTAG GAAGGCCCACAACCCTGTGTGAGACGATGGGTAAAGCAGAGATATGGTTAATCAGAACATACTGGGATTTTGAATTTCCACGCCCTTTCCTGCCCAACTTTGAATTCGTTGGAGGACTTCATTGCCAGCCTGCAAAGCCATTACCAAAG GAAATGGAAGAATTTGTTCAGAGCTCAGGGGAACACGGCATTGTGGTATTCTCTCTTGGGTCGATGGTCCACAACCTAACtgatgaaaaaagtaatttgattgCCAGAGCCCTCAGCCAGCTTCCACAAAAG GTCCTCTGGCgctacaaagggaaaaaaccagaaactCTGGGCTCCAACACCAGGATTTATGACTGGATACCCCAAAATGACCTGCTTG GCCATCCCTTGGCAAAAGCATTTATTACTCATGGTGGGACCAATGGGATCTATGAAGCTATCTACCATGGGATCCCAATGGTTGGGATTCCCATGTTTGCCGACCAGCATGACAACATTGCTCACATGAGGGCAAAGGGAGCTGCAGTTGAGCTGGATTTCAGCACAATGAAGACACAGGACCTAGTTGATGCACTGAATACAGTCATTAACAATTCCAC ctatAAGGAAAATGCTCTAAGGTTATCCAAGATACACCACGACCAGCCAGTTAAGCCTCTGGACAGAGCTGTCTTCTGGATTGAATTTGTCATGCGTCACAAAGGAGCAAAGCACTTGAGACCAGCTGCTCACCATCTTACCTGGTACCAGTACCACTGCCTGGATGTTCTGGCATTCTTGTTCACCTGTGTAGCCATTGCTGTCTTCGTTCTTGTCAAATGCTGCTTATTTTGCTGTAGGAGATGTGGCAGGAttgcaaagaggaagaaagaatag
- the LOC129205595 gene encoding UDP-glucuronosyltransferase 2C1-like isoform X2, with amino-acid sequence MMGPRFPWLLWACACCWSTGLCGKVVVWPTDASHWINVKVLLEELVVRGHEVTVLVPSSNLLINYQDTSSPFTFEVLQVPFTQKTLHAIMEDFLNFWINEVSNFSPWEIMWRMKEDLEAFTNMSRQTCDTLVMNPQLIAKLQQAKFDVLIADPLSVGGELVAEILAIPFVYSFRFSEGNAVERLCGGLPSPPSYVPASTRGMTDQMSFMERLQNFLFYFYTDLFFLKFWQDEWDWYYTNVLGRPTTLCETMGKAEIWLIRTYWDFEFPRPFLPNFEFVGGLHCQPAKPLPKEMEEFVQSSGEHGIVVFSLGSMVHNLTDEKSNLIARALSQLPQKVLWRYKGKKPETLGSNTRIYDWIPQNDLLGHPLAKAFITHGGTNGIYEAIYHGIPMVGIPMFADQHDNIAHMRAKGAAVELDFSTMKTQDLVDALNTVINNSTYKENALRLSKIHHDQPVKPLDRAVFWIEFVMRHKGAKHLRPAAHHLTWYQYHCLDVLAFLFTCVAIAVFVLVKCCLFCCRRCGRIAKRKKE; translated from the exons ATGATGGGGCCAAGGTTCCCCTGGCTCCTCTGGGCCTGCGCGTGCTGCTGGAGCACTGGCTTGTGTGGGAAGGTGGTGGTCTGGCCCACCGATGCAAGTCACTGGATCAATGTGAAAGTGCTGCTGGAAGAGCTCGTTGTCCGGGGTCATGAAGTGACTGTGCTGGTGCCCTCAAGCAATCTGCTCATCAACTACCAAGacacctcctctcccttcacCTTTGAGGTCCTGCAAGTCCCCTTTACCCAGAAGACCCTGCATGCTATCATGGAGGACTTCCTCAATTTCTGGATTAATGAGGTCTCTAATTTCTCCCCCTGGGAGATCATGTGGAGGATGAAAGAGGACCTGGAAGCCTTTACCAATATGTCAAGGCAGACCTGTGACACCTTGGTGATGAACCCTCAGCTGATAGCAAAGCTGCAGCAAGCCAAGTTTGATGTTCTGATAGCTGACCCCCTGTCTGTAGGCGGGGAGCTCGTAGCAGAAATCCTAGCAATACCTTTTGTCTACAGCTTCCGCTTCTCTGAAGGGAATGCAGTAGAGCGACTGTGCGGTGGGCTCCCATCCCCACCTTCTTATGTGCCTGCTAGCACGAGGGGGATGACAGACCAGATGTCCTTCATGGAAAGACTACAGAACTTCCTCTTTTACTTttacacagatttatttttcttgaagttttgGCAAGACGAATGGGATTGGTACTACACTAATGTCTTAG GAAGGCCCACAACCCTGTGTGAGACGATGGGTAAAGCAGAGATATGGTTAATCAGAACATACTGGGATTTTGAATTTCCACGCCCTTTCCTGCCCAACTTTGAATTCGTTGGAGGACTTCATTGCCAGCCTGCAAAGCCATTACCAAAG GAAATGGAAGAATTTGTTCAGAGCTCAGGGGAACACGGCATTGTGGTATTCTCTCTTGGGTCGATGGTCCACAACCTAACtgatgaaaaaagtaatttgattgCCAGAGCCCTCAGCCAGCTTCCACAAAAG GTCCTCTGGCgctacaaagggaaaaaaccagaaactCTGGGCTCCAACACCAGGATTTATGACTGGATACCCCAAAATGACCTGCTTG GCCATCCCTTGGCAAAAGCATTTATTACTCATGGTGGGACCAATGGGATCTATGAAGCTATCTACCATGGGATCCCAATGGTTGGGATTCCCATGTTTGCCGACCAGCATGACAACATTGCTCACATGAGGGCAAAGGGAGCTGCAGTTGAGCTGGATTTCAGCACAATGAAGACACAGGACCTAGTTGATGCACTGAATACAGTCATTAACAATTCCAC ctatAAGGAAAATGCTCTAAGGTTATCCAAGATACACCACGACCAGCCAGTTAAGCCTCTGGACAGAGCTGTCTTCTGGATTGAATTTGTCATGCGTCACAAAGGAGCAAAGCACTTGAGACCAGCTGCTCACCATCTTACCTGGTACCAGTACCACTGCCTGGATGTTCTGGCATTCTTGTTCACCTGTGTAGCCATTGCTGTCTTCGTTCTTGTCAAATGCTGCTTATTTTGCTGTAGGAGATGTGGCAGGAttgcaaagaggaagaaagaatag